The Penicillium digitatum chromosome 6, complete sequence genome has a window encoding:
- a CDS encoding Sphingomyelin phosphodiesterase, putative codes for MQALLTLLGTIHLMMNLAFAVSLPGDSSYVAAAGFPTSAFSAYYLSPAQPTQQPQPIVYDPVLDLTFPFELTDPDNIPDNQDEVYFPVPRTHMPARKRYKLVQEVLSNVTSIIKSNSSADNCTKCKNALAAAKPAALHGPAFVPDAMVSLCKAFRFHADETCEQDFATNTFGAIWTQVLAYADVEGLDGEYICHSLNSKYCSAPRTSPLDTTKLFPKPKPTDAQVPKASGQRVKVLHLSDFHLDARYAVGSEANCTSSLCCRSDNSNDLSEGNPLLSASAYGSFLCDTPYDLGLAALQAVGPLTGTGKGNHDDHLAWTLYTGDLVSHDPASQISKALTQYTETSIYGLFKHYLSGPVFAALGNHDTSPANIDSPHTLPGRLGEQQSWNYEHLAGLWRLEGWISRETADKAKTHYGGYSVKTHYGLRIIAFNTDLWYRSNFLTFINTTDPDTSGIFSWMIEELQQAEDAGERVWVIGHVLSGWDGTNPLPNPTDLFYQIVDRYSPHVIANIFFGHTHEDQFMIYYANNGTVQSADTALTTGWIMPSITPLTNLNSGFRLYEVDTGDFNIYEAYTFYSNVSEYPALEHKGPSFEIEYSTRDAYGLAAEWDEDAPLNATFWHRVTEAMEKDLDLVSQHNTYQGKQSIRSPKCTTATCQKAKVCYMRSGSVALGSQCPQGYGSVQSAFEANQ; via the exons ATGCAAGCCCTCCTAACCCTCCTAGGCACTATACATCTCATGATGAATCTTGCATTTGCTGTCTCCCTCCCAGGGGATTCATCCTATGTGGCTGCTGCTGGCTTTCCGACCTCTGCATTCTC AGCCTACTATCTTTCCCCAGCCCAGCCAACCCAACAACCCCAGCCGATTGTCTACGATCCGGTGTTGGATCTCACCTTCCCTTTTGAGTTGACGGACCCAGACAATATTCCAGACAATCAGGATGAGGTCTACTTCCCTGTGCCGCGAACTCATATGCCTGCCAGAAAGAGGTATAAGCTAGTGCAGGAAGTACTATCCAATGTGACCAGTATTATCAAGTCAAATAGTTCAGCAGACAACTGCACCAAATGCAAGAATGCCTTAGCTGCAGCGAAGCCTGCAGCGTTGCACGGACCAGCCTTTGTTCCGGACGCTATGGTCAGTTTGTGCAAGGCCTTTCGCTTCCATGCCGATGAGACGTGCGAGCAGGATTTTGCCACGAACACATTCGGCGCTATCTGGACTCAAGTACTGGCATACGCTGATGTAGAAGGGTTAGATGGTGAGTACATCTGTCATTCTCTCAACAGCAAGTATTGTAGCGCGCCCAGGACGAGCCCACTGGACACAACCAAGCTGTTTCCCAAGCCCAAACCTACAGATGCCCAGGTCCCCAAGGCAAGTGGGCAGCGGGTCAAGGTTCTACATCTGTCAGACTTCCATCTCGATGCCCGGTATGCCGTCGGTTCCGAAGCAAACTGCACTTCCAGCCTCTGCTGCCGGAGCGACAACTCGAACGACCTCTCCGAAGGTAATCCATTGCTATCTGCCTCTGCGTATGGCTCTTTCCTGTGCGATACCCCATATGATTTGGGTCTTGCCGCTTTGCAAGCTGTTGGTCCTCTGACTGGAACTGGCAAGGGAAACCACGACGACCACCTTGCATGGACGCTCTATACGGGCGATCTGGTATCACACGATCCGGCATCCCAAATATCCAAGGCATTGACTCAATATACGGAGACCAGCATTTACGGCTTGTTCAAACACTATCTCTCTGGTCCTGTCTTTGCAGCACTTGGAAATCATGACACCAGTCCTGCAAACATTGATTCTCCTCATACTCTCCCCGGGCGTCTAGGGGAGCAGCAGAGCTGGAATTATGAGCACCTGGCTGGACTGTGGCGCCTTGAAGGGTGGATAAGTCGTGAGACCGCCGACAAGGCGAAAACGCATTATGGCGGTTACTCCGTCAAGACGCACTACGGACTGCGTATCATTGCATTCAACACCG ACTTATGGTACCGATCCAACTTTTTGACTTTCATCAACACCACTGACCCCGATACCTCTGGGATTTTCTCCTGGATGATCGAAGAACTGCAACAAGCTGAGGATGCCGGCGAGCGTGTCTGGGTAATTGGCCATGTCCTCAGTGGCTGGGACGGGACCAATCCACTCCCCAATCCGACCGATCTGTTTTACCAGATCGTGGACCGCTATTCGCCCCACGTTATTGCCAACATCTTCTTTGGACACACCCACGAGGACCAGTTCATGATTTACTATGCCAACAATGGGACTGTGCAGAGTGCAGACACCGCCCTCACTACCGGTTGGATCATGCCCAGCATTACCCCTCTGACAAATCTCAACAGTGGCTTCCGTCTGTATGAAGTCGACACGGGCGACTTCAACATCTACGAAGCATACACCTTCTACAGCAATGTGTCCGAGTATCCCGCTCTAGAGCACAAGGGTCCAAGTTTTGAGATTGAATACTCCACCCGCGATGCATATGGACTGGCCGCTGAGTGGGATGAGGATGCGCCATTGAACGCGACCTTCTGGCACCGGGTTACCGAGGCCATGGAGAAGGACCTGGATCTTGTCAGTCAGCATAACACTTACCAGGGAAAGCAGAGTATCCGGAGTCCCAAGTGCACTACTGCCACCTGTCAGAAGGCCAAAGTCTGCTACATGCGCAGTGGTAGTGTTGCATTGGGTAGCCAGTGCCCTCAAGG GTACGGATCCGTGCAGAGCGCCTTTGAAGCAAACCAGTGA
- a CDS encoding Zinc finger, BED-type predicted, with protein MSHNDFVDWWLETDYGRKSKLKWDSNRHTEIWNSYHQVAQGIDGAPKVMCKRCGKILEHPYTLSPNSTGKAQYHGTSTIQKHRKTAGCLRSEKGKKAEITNFLQREGEVSASIPFLQEDWEEDLLQFLTLNRLPFHLIEHPSFKRIINKARSAPSPPVIPSADTIRRRLGSLVKDRQQRILPTALQQALSDDTIITRIPCLAHVIQLSLNQLLARIKAVPLNESAETRWTEKQSRLAQENAKQSQISSTLNKM; from the exons atgtcacataacgattttgtggactggtggttagagactgactacgggaggaaaagcaagcttaaatgggattcgaaccgccatacagagatctggaatagctaccatcaggtagctcagggtattgatggcgcaccaaaggttatgtgcaagcgctgtgggaagatcctagagcatccttatacactaagcccgaacagcacaggcaaagcgcagtatcatggcacatcaaccatccagaaacatcggaaaacggctggttgtttacggtcggaaaaggggaagaaagcggagattacaaacttcctacaacgagag ggagaagtttcagcaagcatacccttcttacaagaagattgggaggaggatctcctccaatttcttactctcaaccggctcccattccatctgatcgagcatccatcattcaaacgcatcatcaataaagctcgttccgccccatcccctccagtgatcccatctgccgataccatccgtcgccgattgggcagtctagtcaaagaccggcagcagcgtatccttc ctactgctctccaacaggctttgtcagatgatactattatcacccgaataccatgtcttgcccacgttatccagctcagcctcaatcagcttcttgctcggatcaaggcagttccattaaatgaatcagccgagacaaggtggacagagaagcagtcaaggctagcccaagaaaatgcgaagcaaagtcagatctcctccacactgaacaaa atgtaa
- a CDS encoding kinase-like protein, producing the protein MHPFKAFRQSPWAFSSALPSRIDPSLLIEEENSPYYEPAYFYPARIGEILHDRYQIATKLGHGSRSSVWLARDLHQWRWSSERYVALKINSNNSHARKTAGDVELEVLRHITRANPQHEGWPFVRKLLDSFSVQGISGNHVCLVFEPLRESLGKYCQRWQDRVMPPEIFKIILQEILQALDYLHTECHIIHTDLKPDNIMVRLEDRELLSQNSRDEFENPLPQKHCNDGRIIYLSRKDYGPLKDIIGLIEVVDFDLAVQGDILQDGCIQAEVYRAPEVILDRGYTYSADIWSLGVMLWDFLEGRTLFESVDPRTVEVYDEERHISHITSLLGPAPRDFVRRGKRTSMFYTAAGTLKKEDLVPSTFSFESTISKFDGEEKRMFISFVNRMIKWKPEERSTAAELLQDPWLHNDYPQI; encoded by the exons ATGCATCCCTTCAAGGCGTTTCGCCAGTCGCCCTGGGCATTTTCGTCCGCCCTTCCATCCCGAATTGACCCGTCCTTGCtgattgaagaggagaaCTCTCCCTACTACGAACCAGCCTATTTTTATCCGGCGCGGATCGGTGAAATACTTCATGACCGGTATCAAATTGCGACCAAGCTTGGCCACGGAAGCAGATCAAGTGTGTGGCTTGCAAGGGACCTTCACCA GTGGCGCTGGTCGAGCGAGCGATATGTGGCTCTTAAAATTAATTCCAACAATTCCCACGCACGGAAAACTGCTGGTGACGTTGAGCTGGAGGTTCTGCGGCATATAACGAGAGCGAACCCTCAACATGAGGGTTGGCCTTTCGTTCGAAAATTACTCGACTCGTTTTCTGTCCAGGGCATCTCAGGGAATCATGTATGTCTCGTCTTCGAACCTTTACGTGAGTCACTGGGAAAATATTGCCAACGATGGCAAGATCGCGTGATGCCACCGGAGATTTTCAAAATAATCCTCCAAGAAATACTACAAGCGCTTGATTATCTCCACACTGAATGTCATATCATTCATACCG ACTTAAAGCCAGATAACATCATGGTACGACTGGAAGATCGTGAGCTCTTATCGCAGAATTCTCGAGATGAGTTTGAAAACCCACTACCTCAGAAGCATTGCAACGATGGACGCATTATCTATCTATCCCGTAAGGACTATGGACCGCTGAAGGATATCATCGGACTGATTGAAGTCGTCGACTTTGACCTAGCAGTCCAAGGTGATATTCTTCAGGATGGCTGTATCCAGGCGGAGGTATATCGTGCGCCAGAGGTCATCCTTGACAGAGGTTACACGTATAGTGCTGATATATGGAGTCTGGGAGTTATG CTATGGGATTTTCTAGAAGGACGAACACTGTTTGAATCAGTTGATCCACGCACCGTTGAAGTTTATGATGAGGAAAGGCATATTTCGCATATAACGTCGCTTTTGGGTCCTGCCCCTAGAGACTTTGTTCGCCGCGGCAAGAGGACATCGATGTTCTATACGGCTGCTG GAACACTCAAAAAGGAAGACCTTGTCCCTAGTACCTTTAGCTTTGAAAGCACTATCTCCAAGTTTGATggggaagaaaagaggaTGTTTATTAGCTTCGTCAACCGGATGATCAAATGGAAACCCGAAGAGCGAAGTACGGCGGCGGAGCTACTACAGGATCCATGGCTTCATAACGATTATCCGCAAATATGA
- a CDS encoding Non-classical export protein, putative, which translates to MGLRGVQLGLRAWEFLWSLLIMALIGNMIAEAFSGNPATVNYSIYTAVFSMFTLFYLIPASFNIDWAGHPIIMIVLDALNCVFFFCAAIALAAKLGCHSCSNQEYLRSNEITNGANNKSKRCREAQASVAFLWFAWAGYMASVIVSVFISRSAAGPSRGRAGSRRGGRPNMTQV; encoded by the exons ATGGGTCTCAGAGGTGTGCAGCTAGGTCTTAGAGCCTGGGAG TTCTTATGGTCCCTGCTCATTATGGCTCTCATCGGTAATATGATCGCCGAAGCTTTCTCCGGGAACCCTGCAACTGTGAACTATTCAATCTATACAGCCGTGTTCTCGATGTTCACGCTGTTCTACCTAATTCCGGCCTCGTTCAATATCGACTGGGCCGGCCACCCGATCATCATGATCGTCCTCGATGCGCTGAACtgcgttttcttcttctgtgctGCCATCGCACTCGCTGCGAAGCTTGGATGCCACTCTTGCAGCAACCAG GAGTACCTTAGGAGCAATGAGATCACCAATGGCGCAAACAACAAGTCCAAGCGCTGCCGTGAGGCCCAAGCCTCTGTTGCCTTCCTCTGGTTTGCCTGGGCGGGCTACATGGCTTCCGTCATCGTCTCTGTGTTCATCTCCCGCTCTGCTGCCGGCCCCTCGCGTGGCCGGGCTGGCAGCCGCCGGGGCGGCCGCCCCAACATGACCCAGGTTTAA
- a CDS encoding AP-1 adaptor complex subunit sigma, putative, whose protein sequence is MPLHYLILLSRQGKVRLAKWFTTLSPKEKAKIIKDVTQLVLSRRTRMCNFLEYKDSKVVYRRYASLFFIAGCASTDNELITLEVVHRYVEQMDKYYGNVCELDIIFNFQKAYFILDELMIAGEMQETSKKNVLRCISQQDSLEDMEVEEDVVTKIM, encoded by the exons ATGCCTCTCCA TTATCTGATTCTGCTCTCCCGACAGGGCAAAGTG CGCCTCGCCAAGTGGTTCACCACCCTCTCCCCCaaggagaaggccaagatCATCAAGGATGTAACCCAGCTGGTGCTGTCCCGCCGGACGCGGATGTGCAATTTCCTGGAATACAAAG ACTCAAAAGTCGTCTATCGTCGCTATGCGTCTCTCTTCTTTATCGCTGGCTGTGCCTCGACCGATAACGAGCTGATCACACTCGAGGTAGTGCACCGCTACGTCGAGCAGATGGACAAGTACTACGGCAATGTCTGTGAGCTGGACatcatcttcaacttccAGAAAGCATACTTTATTCTCGATGAGTTAATGATTGCGGGGGAAATGCAAGAGACCAGCAAGAAGAATGTGCTTCGCTGTATCAGCCAGCAGGATAGTTTGGAAGATATGGAG GTTGAGGAAGATGTGGTCACCAAGATCATGTAA
- a CDS encoding Maf1 regulator has protein sequence MKFLPLPEFEDVTSSLNFDTTDCHIVGGCDIYTTKAARSDRKLYNQIEQSLEAQYESVLRFSASLSPPNAHDAAETLNLSRSSPFGPLSDHSSRRTFAYLIATLNASHPDYDFSHVLRPTDFRCERNLKRVMNTVDSTLLNLRPRENISLSPASPATLSGSYTAGSSSAWGPRVWKTIDEHMSLKECSIYSYSPEEDPSDADDGAIWSLHFFFFNPTRKRVCYIFLRAIPILSHTPDEMATTPTGKRTYDDGYLTPDLSSGKRAKFWFGERARSSLIASDSDDEMERPLKTIRTTADGYDTYVISDDEENLPTSRREIYQLILACVIFVFVCFLRN, from the exons ATGAAG TTTTTACCCCTTCCAGAGTTTGAGGACGTGACGAGTTCTCTTAATTTTGATACGACTGACTGCCACATCGTCGGCGGCTGTGATATTTACACTACCAAGGCGGCACGCTCCGATCGGAAACTCTACAACCAAATCGAGCAGTCGCTCGAGGCTCAATATGAATCGGTTCTTCGGTTTTCGGCTTCACTGTCACCTCCAAATGCACACGATGCAGCCGAGACGCTCAATCTCTCACGCTCTAGCCCGTTTGGACCCCTGAGCGACCATTCGAGTCGACGGACCTTTGCCTATCTGATTGCTACTTTGAACGCAAGTCATCCGGATTACGACTTCTCACACGTCCTGCGCCCCACTGATTTCCGATGTGAACGAAATCTGAAGCGCGTCATGAACACGGTCGACTCAACATTGCTCAACCTACGACCGCGCGAGAACATCAGCTTATCTCCTGCATCCCCCGCGACGCTTTCTGGATCGTACACAGCAGGATCTTCTTCTGCGTGGGGCCCGCGGGTGTGGAAAACGATAGATGAGCACATGTCGCTCAAGGAGTGTTCGATCTACTCATATTCGCCAGAGGAGGATCCATCCGATGCCGATGATGGGGCTATTTGGAGTctacatttttttttcttcaacccGACTCGCAAGCGTGTCTGTTACATCTTCCTGCGCGCGATTCCCATCCTCAGCCACACCCCAGACGAGATGGCAACTACGCCTACTGGGAAGCGGACCTACGACGACGGATACCTCACGCCAGATCTCAGTTCTGGCAAGCGGGCCAAGTTCTGGTTTGGAGAACGCGCTAGATCGTCCCTGATCGCCAGCGACAGTGATGATGAGATGGAGCGCCCTTTGAAGACGATTCGGACTACCGCGGACGGCTACGACACTTATGTGATCAGTGACGATGAGGAGAATCTGCCAACCAGCCGTCGGGAA ATATACCAACTGATTTTGGCTTGTGTGATTTTTGTTTTCGTTTGTTTCTT GCGCAATTAA
- a CDS encoding M protein repeat protein — protein sequence MADDEERIKAEKLAAAKKRVAQLQKKKKAKKTTTTGDDISKEGENPTETETAQDASSPEILQADGPAEEKPDTQDELGAQTQAAASEQPEEREEPTLQIDTDPSIETPTEPMPPAPTSPDPEAEPLPVRLDTPRAGHGRQPSLSIQSKMRSSSFRKTSISHGSTSPSPSAALKSPAQSLPPLTGDGESVHEVFRKQSTKIEELEKENKRLEKELSDATMRWRKTEEQVEDLREASVDGVVLREQLKKAEEKVASIESMKEEIASLQRQNSQLQTRSHRNTSATESPPAELVRQLESKSATIESMELEISNLRAQIASQTTSNDAHESQVAALEEKVSKTQLALDQSQRELADIKQALTQASEKAVKDGVDKISTEILIENLQREIEEYKNERSESEKKIETLDKKLQAMGNLHKETEARHQTRIRESEKSDREIALMRKKIASIENENLRLREESDRIRTRQIGGSADDDALDELEDEERQRLERRIRELEGEVFDLRRGVWQEKRQEMEHYPDNGPSPASGDAANAFDDVDLVGGRPDHARRRSTTHQQHSSFSTVLSSGLAAFTGSTGNRARASSSNPSHPPGTRGSLELVSEENFDDEFDEDAFARAQAEEEGRKRVEWMRDIKSKLRDWNGWRLDLVDSRAGAEGAGVGMGEIFEV from the exons ATGGCCGACGACGAGGAGCGCATCAAAGCCGAGAAGCTGGCCGCAGCTAAGAAAAGG GTTGCCCAGCtccagaagaaaaagaaggccaagaagacTACCACTACCGGGGATGACATATCCAAGGAGGGAGAGAACCCCACAGAGACTGAAACTGCTCAAGATGCCTCGAGCCCAGAAATCCTGCAGGCAGACGGCCCCGCGGAGGAGAAGCCAGACACACAAGACGAGCTGGGCGCGCAAACCCAGGCCGCAGCCTCCGAACAACCAGAGGAACGAGAAGAACCAACTCTGCAAATTGATACTGATCCGAGCATCGAAACTCCTACCGAACCGATGCCTCCAGCACCCACGTCTCCTGATCCAGAGGCTGAGCCGTTGCCAGTCCGACTCGATACACCCCGCGCCGGCCACGGCCGACAACCCTCGCTGTCAATCCAGTCAAAGATGCGCTCGTCATCATTTCGCAAGACCTCTATCTCACACGGCAGCACCTCCCCCTCTCCCTCTGCTGCGCTCAAGTCCCCCGCACAGTCATTACCGCCTCTAACCGGGGACGGGGAGTCGGTTCACGAAGTGTTCCGCAAACAGTCTACGAAAATTGAGGAGCTcgagaaagaaaacaaacgcttggagaaggaACTCTCAGATGCAACTATGCGCTGGCGCAAGACTGAGGAGCAAGTGGAGGATCTGCGGGAAGCGAGTGTTGATGGCGTGGTGTTGAGGGAGCAATTAAAGAAGGCAGAGGAGAAGGTTGCAAGCATCGAGTCAATG AAAGAGGAAATTGCTTCTCTCCAGCGACAGAACTCGCAGCTCCAGACCCGGTCACATCGAAACACCAGTGCAACAGAGTCACCGCCAGCCGAACTTGTTCGTCAGCTCGAGTCCAAATCAGCTACTATTGAGTCCATGGAGTTGGAGATCTCAAATCTCCGCGCTCAGATCGCCTCCCAAACGACCTCAAACGATGCACATGAGTCTCAAGTCGCAGCGCTAGAGGAGAAAGTTTCAAAGACGCAACTAGCACTAGATCAATCCCAGCGTGAGCTGGCAGACATTAAGCAGGCATTGACACAGGCCTCTGAGAAAGCAGTCAAGGACGGCGTCGACAAGATTTCTACCGAAATACTGATCGAGAATCTCCAGCGTGAGATCGAGGAGTACAAGAATGAAAGGAGCGAATcggaaaagaaaattgagaCGTTAGACAAGAAACTCCAAGCAATGGGCAATCTTCACAAAGAAACCGAAGCCCGGCACCAAACACGGATACGCGAGAGCGAGAAATCCGACAGGGAAATCGCTCTCATGCGGAAAAAAATTGCCAGCATCGAAAATGAGAACCTGCGCCTACGTGAAGAAAGTGACCGAATTCGGACTCGCCAGATCGGCGGAAGCGCCGACGATGACGCTCTGGACGAGCTCGAGGACGAAGAACGCCAGCGTCTTGAGCGCCGCATCCGCGAGCTGGAAGGTGAGGTCTTCGATCTACGTCGGGGCGTCTGGCAAGAGAAGCGCCAGGAGATGGAGCACTACCCGGATAACGGTCCTAGTCCTGCCTCCGGCGATGCAGCCAACGCATTTGACGATGTCGATCTCGTGGGTGGACGACCCGACCATGCCCGTCGCCGCAGCACGACCCATCAGCAGCACTCGTCCTTCTCCACCGTGCTTTCTAGCGGGCTTGCTGCCTTTACAGGATCTACTGGCAACCGTGCTCGCGCTTCGTCGTCTAACCCGTCTCACCCCCCTGGTACCCGTGGTAGTCTGGAGCTTGTTTCCGAAGAAAACTTCGATGACGAGTTCGACGAGGATGCATTCGCACGTGCGCAGGCGGAGGAGGAAGGCCGTAAGCGTGTTGAGTGGATGCGGGATATCAAAAGCAAGCTGCGTGACTGGAATGGCTGGCGTCTAGATCTGGTCGATAGCCGTGCCGGAGCAGAAGGTGCTGGCGTAGGCATGGGAGAGATATTTGAAGTTTAG
- a CDS encoding COPII-coated vesicle protein (Erv41), putative: MNGFESKGLNEDAFGEQSGLTALKTFDAFPKTKASYTTPTRSGGQWTVLILLICTVFSWSELKTWWRGTENYHFSVEKGVSHELQLNLDMVVHMPCDQLRVNIQDAAGDRILAGELLKRDDTNWLLWMQKRNYETNDGAHEYQTLSHEESDRLAEQEADAHVGHVLGEVRHNPRRKFPKGPRMRRGVVPDACRIYGSLEGNKVQGDFHITARGHGYRENAPHLDHSAFNFSHMITELSFGPHYPTLQNPLDKTIAETEEHYYKFQYFLSIVPTLYSRGKSALDLYTRSPETLAARHGRNTVFTNQYAATSQSSAIPESPMVVPGIFFKYDIEPILLLVSEERAGFLSLLIRVINTVSGVLVTGGWLYRISSWAGDIWGRRKSRSSEGYLTGKSSMD, translated from the exons ATGAATGGCTTCGAATCTAAGGGCCTGAACGAGGATGCCTTCGGTGAACAGTCTGGTTTGACTGCCCTGAAGACCTTCGACGCCTTTC CTAAAACAAAAGCTTCCTACACCACCCCAACCCGCAGCGGCGGCCAATGGACCGTCCTAATCCTTCTTATATGCACGGTCTTCAGCTGGTCCGAGTTAAAAACCTGGTGGCGCGGCACCGAGAACTACCACTTCAGCGTTGAAAAGGGCGTCTCACACGAGCTCCAGCTAAACCTCGACATGGTCGTGCACATGCCCTGCGACCAGCTCCGCGTGAACATCCAAGACGCAGCCGGCGATCGCATCCTAGCCGGTGAGCTCCTGAAACGTGACGACACAAACTGGCTCCTCTGGATGCAGAAGCGCAACTACGAGACCAACGACGGCGCCCACGAATACCAAACCCTCTCCCACGAAGAGTCCGACCGTCTCGCCGAGCAAGAGGCCGACGCCCACGTCGGTCACGTCCTCGGCGAGGTGCGCCACAACCCACGCCGCAAGTTCCCCAAGGGCCCGCGCATGCGCCGCGGCGTCGTCCCAGACGCCTGTCGCATCTACGGAAGCCTCGAAGGGAACAAGGTGCAAGGTGACTTCCATATCACCGCACGTGGACACGGGTATCGCGAGAACGCGCCGCACCTGGATCATTCGG CCTTCAACTTCTCCCACATGATCACGGAGCTCTCCTTCGGACCGCATTATCCAACCCTGCAGAACCCGCTCGACAAGACGATCGCCGAGACCGAGGAGCACTACTACAAGTTCCAATATTTCCTCTCCATTGTGCCGACGCTGTACAGTCGAGGAAAGAGCGCGCTGGACTTGTACACGCGCTCGCCGGAGACTCTGGCTGCGCGGCACGGGCGTAACACGGTCTTTACAAACCAGTACGCGGCAACGAGCCAGTCTAGCGCTATTCCTGAGTCGCCGATGGTTGTGCCGGGCATCTTCTTCAAGTATGACATTGAGCCGATCCTGTTGCTGGTCAGCGAGGAGAGGGCGGGCTTTTTGTCGCTGCTGATTCGGGTCATCAACACCGTTTCAGGTGTGCTTGTTACTGGTGGCTGGCTTTATCGGATTAGCAGTTGGGCTGGTGATATCTGGGGCCGTAGGAAGAGTAGGTCGTCTGAGGGGTATTTGACGGGCAAGTCCTCAATGGATTAA